The genomic stretch AGCGGCGTGGGTGTTGGCGCGCGTGTTGACGCCCTCCTGCTCCTCGACGTTGATGCCGAGCACGTCGCAGCCCAGGCGCAGAAAATAGTCGTACAGCTCGGTGGCGGCGCCGGGCCGCGGGTCACCGACCACGCACAGCGCGGAGAACGCGATGTCGTGCCGGCGCAGGGTCTCTATGCCGCGCACGATCCGGTCGTAGGCCGGGCGGCCGCCCCTGGTCACGCGCTCGCCGTTACGCGCCTCGGGACCGTCGACGCTGACGCTGACCCGTACGTCATGTGCCCGGAAGAACTCGCACCAGGCGTCGTCGATGAGTGTGGCGTTGGTCTGCACGTGGTGCTCGACGCCCGGCCCGAACGGCTCGAGGAGGGCGGCCAGATGCTCGCGACCGGCGGCCAAGGGCTCACCACCGTGCCAGACGACCGAGAAGCGCCCCTGGCGGGCCCAACCCTCGACCGAGGCGGCCACGGCCCGAGCCACCTCGACCGGCATGCGCTGGTCGGCGGCGCGGAACGGCAGGTAGCAGTAGGTGCAGTCGAGATTGCAGAGGGTGGTGGGCTGCATCACGACGTAGGTCGGCACGGGTGCGATGCCCCGCATCCCGCTCCAGGCGTGCGTCACTGCGTTACCCCCGTCCGTGGTGCAAAGCGTGATGAACTCACGTCAGAGGCTAGGCTCTGCGGTCCAGCCGAGTAAACGAAAGATCCGCATGTGCCAGATATCGACACACGCGGATCATTAGCGGAGCAAGGCCTCAGCCGCGGGTGTATTGCCCCATCATCTGCACCTCGCCGCTGCCGTCGATGACCTCGCCGACCTGCCACGCCTCGACGCCGCGGCCGGTGAGATAGGCCATCGCGCGGTCGGCGTCGTCGGACGAGACGATCGCGAACATGCCCACGCCCATGTTGAACGTGGCCTCCATCTCGTTGTCCTCGATCCGGCCCTTGGCCTGGATGAGGTCGAAGATGGGCTGCGGGCGCCAGGTCGAGCGGTCGACCACCGCGTCGGCGTTCCCGGGCAGGATGCGGTTGAGGTTGCCGGGGATGCCGCCGCCGGTCACGTGCGAGAACGCGCGGACGTCGGTCTCCTCGATCAGGCCCAGGCAGTCCTTGGCATAGATCTTGGTGGGCGTGAGGAGTTCCTCGCCCAGGGTGCGCTGGCTGCCGAAGTCGTCGACCACGGAGTCGAGACGCATACGGCCGGCCCCGAGCAGCACGTGACGTACGAGCGAATAGCCGTTGGAGTGCAGACCCGAGGAGCGCATCGCGATCACCGCGTCGCCCACCTCGACCCGCTCGCGGCCCAGGATCTCACTCTCTTCCACCACGCCGACCCCGGTGGCGGAGACGTCGTACTCGTCGGGCCGCAGGACGCCGGGGTGCTCGGCCGTCTCGCCACCCAGCAGCGCGCAGCCCGCGTAACGGCAGCCGTCCGCGATGCCGGCGCCGATCTCGGCCACCTTGTCCGGCACGACCTCGCCGCAGGCGATGTAGTCGAGCAGGAACAGCGGCTCGGCGCCACAGGCGACCAGGTCGTCGACGACCATGGCGACCAGGTCGATGCCGATCGTGTCGTGGATGTCGAGCTGCTGGGCGATCACCAGCTTGGTGCCGACACCGTCGGTCGACGAGGCCAGGATCGGGCTCTTGTACTTCGCCGTGTTCAGCTTGAACAGCCCGGAGAAGCCGCCCAGGTCGCCCATGACCTCGGGCCGGGTGGTCTTCTTGACCTTCGTCTTGAGCAGCTCGACGGCGCGGTCACCGGCCTCGATCGAGACGCCCGCGTCCGCGTACGTCGCCGTGCGCTTGCGCACCCCACGGCCGGCGCCGGCCGTCCAGGGCTGGCGGTCGGCGCCCTCAGCGCCGTTGGACCCGGCACCGTTGCGCTCGGACACGTGCGTCACGCTTCTCCCCTTAGAGGTATTGCCATCGTCAAAATCACGCGCTGCCGCCCTGACCGGCGAACTCACGCACGTCGTACTCCGTCTCGAGCTCGGCGACCGCAGCGGTCGCCGCCTCGTCGCTCGCCGACGGCATGGAGGCGCGCTTGCCGACCCCCTCGAGCAGGTGCTTGCCGATCAGGTTGCCCGCCGGCAGCTCGATCGGATAGTGCCCGTCGAAGCAGGCCATGCACAGGCGGGTCTTCGGCTGCTCGGTCGCCGACACCAGACCGTCCAGGGAAACATAACCCAGGGAGTCGGCTCCGATCGAGCGGCGGATGCCCTCGTTGTCGAGCCCGTTCGCCAGCAGTTCGGCCCGGGTGGCGAAATCGATGCCGTAGAAGCAGGGCCACTTCACCGGCGGTGACGAGATGCGCACGTGCACCTCGAGCGCGCCGGCCTCGCGCAACATGCGGACGAGGGCTCGCTGGGTGTTGCCACGGACGATCGAGTCGTCGACCACGACCAGGCGCTTGCCCCGTACGACCTCGCGCAGCGGGTTGAGCTTGAGCCGGATGCCGAGCTGGCGGATCGTCTGCGACGGCTGGATGAAGGTGCGGCCGACGTACGCGTTCTTGGTGAGGCCGGCGCTGTACGGAATGCCGGATTCCTCGGCGTAACCGATCGCGGCCGGGGTGCCCGACTCGGGGACCGGGATGACCAGGTCGGCCTCGACGGGGTGCTCGCGGGCCAGCACACGGCCGATCTCGACGCGGGCCGAGTACATGTTCCGGCCGGCGATCGTCGTATCGGGGCGGGCCAGGTAGACGTACTCGAAGAGGCAACCCTTGGGCTCGGGCGCGGCGAACCGGGTGGAGCGCAGGCCGTGCTCGTCGACCGCGAGCATCTCGCCCGGCTCGACCTCACGCACGAAGCTCGCGCCGACGATGTCGAGGGCGGCCGTCTCGCTGGCGATCACCCAGCCGCGATCCATGCGGCCGAGCACCAGCGGTCGCACGCCCTGGGGGTCGCGGGCCGCGTAGAGGGTGCTCTCGTCCATGAAGACGAAGCTGAACGCGCCCTTGAGACCGGGCAGCACCTCGAGCGCGGCGGCCTCCACCGACAGGTCGGGGCGGCTCGCCAGCAGCGTGGTCACCAGCGCGGTGTCCGAGGTGGCGCTGTCAACTTCCAGGCCCCGCTCGGCGACCTCACGGGACAGCTCGGCCGTGTTGACCAGGTTGCCGTTGTGCGCCAGCGCGATCGTCGTGCCGGCCGTGGTGGCACGGATCGTCGGCTGGGCGTTCTCCCAGTTCGAGCCGCCGGTGGTGGAGTAACGCGTGTGACCGATCGCGAGGTGGCCCCGCAGGCTGGCCAGCGTGGGCTCGTCGAAGACCTGCGACACGAGACCGAGATCCTTGTAGACCACCACGCCCGAGCCGTCACTCACCGCAATACCGGCGGCTTCCTGGCCGCGGTGCTGCAGAGCGAAGAGCCCGAAGTAGGTGAGTTTGGCGACCTCTTCCTCGGGGGCCCAGACTCCGAAGACGCCGCAGGCATCCTGGGGGCCACGCTCCTGGGGGTCGAGATCGTCGGTCAACCGGCCGTCGCCTCGGGGCACTGTTGCTCCCTCATGCTGATCTGCTGTGAAACGTGCTGGACCGCTCCGAGCGACCAGTGTACGCGAGCCGGACGGGCGGGGCCCGGGCTCAGGACCGGCGTGCTCGGCCTACTTCTCCGCGGCGTCGCCGGAGAGCGGAAGGTATTCGGTCAGGTCGGTGCGAATGCCACTCGCCCGAAGGCGTCCGTCACTCAGCGCATCGGCCCAGCTCACACGCTCCGTGGCCACGAGCACCCACGTCACCGGATCGGCTTCGACCACATTGGGCGGTGTGCCGCGGGTGTGTCTGGGACCAGGAACACACTGAATCGCACCGAAAGGCGGAATCCGCACCTCCACCGATCGGCCGGGCGCCTTGCGGGACAGCTCGGTCAGCAGCGCTCGCACAGCGTCACGCAGCACTGATCTCTCGGGTTCGACGCCTCGGTCCAGCGCGTCCAACGCTTGCTTCACGGACTCGGATTTATTGTGCGCAGGGGACACGT from Paractinoplanes brasiliensis encodes the following:
- the amcB gene encoding cyclophane-forming radical SAM peptide maturase AmcB, whose amino-acid sequence is MRGIAPVPTYVVMQPTTLCNLDCTYCYLPFRAADQRMPVEVARAVAASVEGWARQGRFSVVWHGGEPLAAGREHLAALLEPFGPGVEHHVQTNATLIDDAWCEFFRAHDVRVSVSVDGPEARNGERVTRGGRPAYDRIVRGIETLRRHDIAFSALCVVGDPRPGAATELYDYFLRLGCDVLGINVEEQEGVNTRANTHAAADVRAFWAELVSAWRTDPRIHLREVEWTLRYAGAVLDGSADALLPRQLDPIPTVAHDGSVVLLSPELAGFTDPRYGDFTSGNVLTTPLAEILAGAATTPWIGEFLGGVEACRATCPYFGFCGGAHAANRYFEQGRFDTTETDHCRNSKIRLLEGVLDHARDHEPSAV
- a CDS encoding sterol carrier family protein; the encoded protein is MSPAHNKSESVKQALDALDRGVEPERSVLRDAVRALLTELSRKAPGRSVEVRIPPFGAIQCVPGPRHTRGTPPNVVEADPVTWVLVATERVSWADALSDGRLRASGIRTDLTEYLPLSGDAAEK
- the purF gene encoding amidophosphoribosyltransferase is translated as MPRGDGRLTDDLDPQERGPQDACGVFGVWAPEEEVAKLTYFGLFALQHRGQEAAGIAVSDGSGVVVYKDLGLVSQVFDEPTLASLRGHLAIGHTRYSTTGGSNWENAQPTIRATTAGTTIALAHNGNLVNTAELSREVAERGLEVDSATSDTALVTTLLASRPDLSVEAAALEVLPGLKGAFSFVFMDESTLYAARDPQGVRPLVLGRMDRGWVIASETAALDIVGASFVREVEPGEMLAVDEHGLRSTRFAAPEPKGCLFEYVYLARPDTTIAGRNMYSARVEIGRVLAREHPVEADLVIPVPESGTPAAIGYAEESGIPYSAGLTKNAYVGRTFIQPSQTIRQLGIRLKLNPLREVVRGKRLVVVDDSIVRGNTQRALVRMLREAGALEVHVRISSPPVKWPCFYGIDFATRAELLANGLDNEGIRRSIGADSLGYVSLDGLVSATEQPKTRLCMACFDGHYPIELPAGNLIGKHLLEGVGKRASMPSASDEAATAAVAELETEYDVREFAGQGGSA
- the purM gene encoding phosphoribosylformylglycinamidine cyclo-ligase, with the protein product MTHVSERNGAGSNGAEGADRQPWTAGAGRGVRKRTATYADAGVSIEAGDRAVELLKTKVKKTTRPEVMGDLGGFSGLFKLNTAKYKSPILASSTDGVGTKLVIAQQLDIHDTIGIDLVAMVVDDLVACGAEPLFLLDYIACGEVVPDKVAEIGAGIADGCRYAGCALLGGETAEHPGVLRPDEYDVSATGVGVVEESEILGRERVEVGDAVIAMRSSGLHSNGYSLVRHVLLGAGRMRLDSVVDDFGSQRTLGEELLTPTKIYAKDCLGLIEETDVRAFSHVTGGGIPGNLNRILPGNADAVVDRSTWRPQPIFDLIQAKGRIEDNEMEATFNMGVGMFAIVSSDDADRAMAYLTGRGVEAWQVGEVIDGSGEVQMMGQYTRG